One Coregonus clupeaformis isolate EN_2021a chromosome 21, ASM2061545v1, whole genome shotgun sequence DNA window includes the following coding sequences:
- the LOC121534841 gene encoding ras-related and estrogen-regulated growth inhibitor-like → MLNLMTHLINNIQMDKETMSTHFGLSRTLKRTGSLSSRTVRIVILGQAAVGKTAMAVRFITRRFIGEYDPTLETIYRHEMSIGGDVVHFEILDTAGQEEDALLIEEKIKWGDGFVIVYSVTDRCSFDEVMRLCFLVNHIHSSSGARKCSPEPPPIVIVANKKDLEFDRMVSTEDGEGLSRGLKLPFHEISVRDGWEETAGVFSVLYGDVIHQLDTSSASYRRRAVSKLMEKIPRINSNPPGTPGRSFSFSSFRDFLPD, encoded by the exons ATGTTGAATTTGATGACTCATTTAATTAACAACATCCAAATGGATAAAGAAACCATGTCCACCCATTTTGGTctatcaagaactttgaaaaggACAGGCAGCTTGTCTTCGAGAACGGTCAGGATAGTGATACTGGGCCAAGCGGCTGTTGGCAAAACTG CAATGGCTGTGCGATTCATCACTAGAAGATTCATTGGCGAGTATGACCCAACACTCG AGACCATATACAGACATGAAATGTCTATTGGTGGTGATGTGGTGCACTTTGAAATACTGGACACAGCAGGACAA GAGGAAGATGCCCTGCTAATCGAAGAGAAGATCAAGTGGGGAGATGGATTTGTCATTGTGTACTCTGTAACAGACAGGTGTAGCTTTGACGAGGTCATGCGCCTCTGTTTCCTCGTCAATCACATCCACTCCTCTTCAGGCGCCCGCAAGTGCAGCCCTGAGCCTCCACCCATAGTTATTGTGGCCAACAAGAAGGACCTTGAGTTTGACCGCATGGTGAGCACTGAGGATGGAGAGGGCCTGTCACGGGGCCTAAAACTGCCCTTCCATGAGATTTCAGTGCGTGACGGATGGGAAGAGACAGCGGGCGTCTTTAGTGTTCTTTATGGAGATGTGATCCATCAACTTGACACTTCCTCAGCCTCATACCGCAGGAGAGCAGTCTCCAAGCTGATGGAGAAGATCCCCAGGATCAACTCCAATCCTCCTGGCACCCCTGGCCgcagcttcagcttcagctcattCAGGGACTTCCTGCCTGACTGA